The Aspergillus luchuensis IFO 4308 DNA, chromosome 7, nearly complete sequence genome has a segment encoding these proteins:
- a CDS encoding FAD-binding oxidoreductase (COG:C;~EggNog:ENOG410PMQH;~InterPro:IPR006094,IPR036318,IPR016166,IPR012951;~PFAM:PF08031,PF01565;~SMCOG1138:FAD linked oxidase domain protein;~antiSMASH:Cluster_7.3;~go_function: GO:0016491 - oxidoreductase activity [Evidence IEA];~go_function: GO:0050660 - flavin adenine dinucleotide binding [Evidence IEA];~go_function: GO:0071949 - FAD binding [Evidence IEA];~go_process: GO:0055114 - oxidation-reduction process [Evidence IEA]), which translates to MISFKQYATALIGLAQIATASNITALLSQLSPAAEVFYPYATNWTDTTQRWTTYEEPTFFASIKPNTTLDVQRIVKYASTHNIPFLAMGGGHGYTTTFAELQYGLEIDLSGFNQVAVDADANRMTIGGGVRFRDIFEPLYSAGKEIQTGSGSCVGMVGATLGAGVGRYQGIHGLIIDALESVQLVTSNGSLITVSKTQEPDLFWGMRGAGFNFGIVTEATYTIYDLTNNGSVLNADFLFPASANGSFFEILASFNGTLPQPLSLFTLVINDTTYGPSIILNAAYAGPKSEGLAHLQPFLDLPYHKRNITQLTWNVLDTSALFGMDADFCIDGDMHNLWALGVARIDVPTHIAFFNTMVDFYYAYPEATGSSYEIEFFSTQAVRAVKDEETAYPYRDITAHVMLTFAYDDASLSQPVNDLASRWISRFNATSGFDRLQVYVSYAHGTEGLDAWYGAEKLPRLLELKKKWDPKGLFVYNNGLPVGN; encoded by the exons ATGATCTCTTTCAAGCAATACGCTACGGCCTTGATCGGGCTCGCGCAGATTGCAACAGCCTCAAATATCACCGCGCTTCTATCGCAGCTCTCCCCAGCTGCCGAGGTGTTCTATCCTTACGCGACGAACTGGACCGACACTACCCAGCGGTGGACGACATATGAGGAACCGACTTTTTTCGCCTCCATCAAGCCGAACACGACTCTGGATGTGCAAAGAATT GTCAAATATGCCTCGACGCACAATATCCCCTTCCTGGCCATGGGTGGCGGACACGGCTACACGACGACGTTTGCTGAGCTGCAATACGGCCTCGAGATTGACCTTAGCGGCTTCAATCAGGTAGCCGTGGATGCGGACGCCAATCGAATGACCATAGGAGGTGGTGTGCGGTTTCGTGATATTTTCGAGCCGCTCTACAGCGCTGGAAAGGAGATCC AgactggatctggatccTGTGTGGGAATGGTAGGAGCCACACTGGGCGCCGGTGTGGGTCGCTACCAAGGCATCCACGGCCTGATCATCGACGCGCTCGAGTCCGTGCAACTGGTAACCAGCAATGGTAGTCTCATCACCGTGTCCAAGACCCAGGAGCCCGACCTCTTCTGGGGCATGCGCGGTGCGGGTTTCAATTTCGGGATTGTTACCGAGGCGACATACACCATCTACGACCTGACCAACAATGGCTCCGTCTTGAATGCCGACTTTCTATTTCCGGCCAGTGCTAATGGCTCGTTTTTTGAAATCCTTGCCTCATTTAATGGCACTCTCCCTCAGCCACTCTCTCTGTTTACGTTGGTTATTAACGATACTACCTACGGT CCCTCTATCATCCTCAATGCAGCGTACGCCGGCCCTAAATCCGAAGGTCTCGCTCACCTCCAACCATTCCTCGACCTCCCCTACCACAAGCGCAACATCACCCAGCTGACATGGAACGTACTCGATACATCGGCGCTCTTCGGGATGGACGCTGACTTCTGCATCGACGGCGACATGCACAATCTCTGGGCGCTGGGAGTCGCGCGCATTGATGTACCCACTCACATTGCCTTTTTCAACACAATGGTTGACTTCTACTACGCGTACCCGGAAGCAACGGGGTCCAGCTACGAGATTGAATTCTTCTCCACACAGGCAGTGCGTGCCGTGAAGGATGAGGAAACAGCATATCCTTATCGGGATATCACAGCGCATGT GATGCTCACATTCGCCTACGATGACGCCTCCTTGTCACAGCCGGTGAACGACCTGGCCAGTCGCTGGATCTCAAGATTCAATGCGACAAGCGGGTTTGACCGGTTGCAGGTGTATGTGAGCTATGCCCATGGTACGGAGGGCTTGGATGCGTGGTATGGGGCTGAGAAGCTGCCACGATTGttggagttgaagaagaagtgggaTCCCAAGGGGTTGTTTGTTTATAACAATGGATTGCCGGTGGGGAATTGA